The DNA window ATTGCGTAGGTGAAACACTTCAACAACGAAAAAGCAACACTCACTTCGAAATTGTAAAGTCGCAAATTACTGAAGCTTTAAGTAGTTTAAATTCCGATCAAATTAAACAAGTAGTTATCGCTTATGAACCTGTTTGGGCTATTGGAACCGGCGAAACCGCCACACCACAACAAGCCCAGGAAATGCACGCTTTTATTCGTACGTGTATGAAGGATTTATTTGATTCGTCTGTTTCCGATAACTCCATCCTACTTTATGGCGGCAGTTGCAACGCAAGCAATGCAAAGGATTTATTCTCTTGTGAAGATATTGATGGTGGTTTAATTGGCGGTGCTTCCCTTAAGGCTGAAGATTTCTGCAAAATTATCGCGTCTGCTTAATGCATTATTTTCAATATAATTTTACTGTTACGCCTCCTGAACCCGGATCCGATATTCTCATTGCTTTATTAGCGGATTACGGCTTTGAAAGTTTTGAAACCAATGAAAGCGGATTTGTCGCTTATATACCTGAAGCAGAAAACGCGACTCTCGATTTATCGGATTTAGCTTTCGATGATTTTTCCTATTCTTTCGAATCAAAAAAAATAGAGCAAGTGAACTGGAATGAAGAATGG is part of the Bacteroidota bacterium genome and encodes:
- a CDS encoding triose-phosphate isomerase, producing MGRNKIIAGNWKMNKNLSEAVSLAQEIIHSSPENNSLKIIFPPFPFIQSVNEILKNKKGFFVGAQNCSEHNAGAYTGEVSASMLNSLGCSYVLIGHSERRQYYNETNVLCSKKIVQALNNNIKPVYCVGETLQQRKSNTHFEIVKSQITEALSSLNSDQIKQVVIAYEPVWAIGTGETATPQQAQEMHAFIRTCMKDLFDSSVSDNSILLYGGSCNASNAKDLFSCEDIDGGLIGGASLKAEDFCKIIASA